The proteins below come from a single Geitlerinema sp. PCC 9228 genomic window:
- a CDS encoding HNH endonuclease, which yields MVPKALGGKDRYDNLQLLYKHCHDVKTANDGSLGNCDKSQVVEEPDDAKVSHPVLKTSQVGDCLA from the coding sequence ATTGTCCCAAAAGCCCTTGGTGGAAAGGACAGATACGACAACCTACAACTTCTTTACAAACATTGCCACGATGTAAAAACTGCCAATGATGGTAGTCTTGGTAATTGTGACAAGAGCCAAGTTGTTGAGGAGCCGGATGATGCGAAAGTATCACATCCGGTTTTGAAGACGAGTCAGGTGGGTGACTGTCTGGCTTAG
- the gatB gene encoding Asp-tRNA(Asn)/Glu-tRNA(Gln) amidotransferase subunit GatB: MTTTAPVKTEYEAIIGLETHCQLKTQSKIFCSSSTEFNAPANTNISPVCLGLPGTLPVLNQKALEYAVKAGLALNCEIAPYSKFDRKQYFYPDLPKNYQITQYDLPIAKNGWLEIELVDENENPIRKKIGITRLHMEEDAGKLVHAGSDRLAGSAYSLVDYNRSGVPLIEIVSEPDMRSGLEAAEYAQELRRILRYLGVSDGNMQEGSLRCDVNISVRPVGNQEFGTKVEIKNMNSFNAIQRAIDYEIDRQIEAMEKGESLVQETRLWEEGSQKTISMRSKEESSDYRYFPEPDLPPIELTSQQIEQWQSELPELPAQKRRRYEEELGLSPYDVRAIAEDRDVAEYFEQTLEAGADPKPAVNWIMGDITAYLKSEKVRITEIPFQPAELAELIALIGENTISSKIAKEVLPELLSQGGSPKELVESKGLTQISDTSSLEGIIDEILAAHPKEVEKYRNGKTKVKGFFVGQVMKQTSGRADPQLTNQLIEQKLSG; this comes from the coding sequence ATGACCACCACTGCACCCGTCAAAACCGAGTACGAAGCCATCATAGGTCTGGAGACCCATTGCCAGCTAAAAACACAAAGCAAAATCTTTTGTAGCAGTTCCACCGAATTTAACGCGCCTGCCAACACCAACATTTCCCCGGTATGCTTGGGATTGCCAGGAACGCTTCCCGTTCTCAACCAAAAAGCTTTGGAATATGCTGTCAAAGCCGGACTGGCGCTCAATTGCGAGATTGCTCCTTACAGCAAGTTCGACCGCAAGCAGTATTTTTATCCCGACTTGCCGAAAAACTACCAAATTACCCAGTACGACCTCCCCATTGCGAAAAATGGCTGGTTGGAAATCGAGCTGGTAGACGAAAACGAAAATCCCATTCGTAAAAAAATTGGCATTACCCGGCTGCATATGGAAGAAGATGCCGGAAAATTGGTGCATGCCGGTAGCGATCGCTTGGCGGGTTCTGCCTACTCCCTGGTAGACTACAATCGCAGCGGCGTTCCCCTCATCGAAATTGTTTCCGAACCCGACATGCGTTCCGGTTTGGAAGCGGCGGAATACGCGCAAGAGTTGCGTCGGATTTTGCGGTATTTGGGGGTTAGCGATGGCAACATGCAAGAAGGATCCCTACGCTGTGATGTGAACATTTCCGTACGTCCGGTGGGGAATCAGGAGTTCGGGACCAAAGTAGAAATTAAAAACATGAACTCCTTTAATGCTATCCAAAGGGCGATCGATTACGAAATCGACCGGCAAATCGAAGCTATGGAAAAAGGCGAGTCTCTGGTTCAGGAAACCCGTTTGTGGGAAGAGGGTAGCCAGAAAACCATTAGTATGCGCAGCAAAGAGGAATCCAGCGACTATCGCTATTTCCCGGAACCGGATTTGCCGCCTATCGAACTGACTTCCCAGCAAATCGAACAGTGGCAATCGGAACTGCCGGAGTTGCCAGCGCAAAAACGCCGCCGCTATGAGGAGGAATTGGGTCTGTCTCCCTACGACGTGCGCGCGATCGCGGAAGACCGGGATGTGGCAGAATATTTTGAGCAAACCCTAGAAGCCGGTGCCGACCCCAAACCAGCAGTTAACTGGATTATGGGGGATATCACTGCCTATCTGAAAAGCGAAAAAGTGCGCATTACGGAAATTCCCTTTCAACCTGCCGAACTCGCCGAACTCATCGCGTTGATTGGGGAAAATACCATTAGCAGCAAAATTGCCAAAGAAGTCTTGCCGGAACTACTCAGCCAAGGCGGTTCTCCCAAGGAATTGGTGGAAAGCAAGGGTCTGACCCAAATTTCCGATACCAGTTCTCTAGAAGGGATTATCGACGAAATTTTGGCGGCGCATCCCAAGGAAGTGGAGAAATACCGCAATGGCAAGACCAAGGTGAAAGGCTTCTTTGTGGGACAGGTGATGAAACAAACCAGCGGACGCGCCGACCCGCAACTGACCAACCAACTCATCGAACAAAAACTGTCTGGCTAG
- a CDS encoding RNA-binding protein: MTIFVGNLSYRATEDDLRDVFQDYGEVKRIVMPTDRETGRMRGFAFVDLSDETNEDTAISSLDGKEHMGRSMRVNKAKPREDRRQASKKSFI; this comes from the coding sequence ATGACCATTTTTGTCGGCAATTTATCCTACCGCGCCACCGAAGACGATCTCCGAGACGTTTTTCAAGACTACGGCGAAGTCAAACGCATTGTCATGCCTACGGACCGGGAAACCGGACGCATGCGTGGATTTGCTTTTGTGGACCTATCGGACGAAACCAACGAAGATACGGCCATTTCTTCCCTCGATGGCAAGGAACATATGGGTCGTTCCATGCGTGTCAACAAAGCGAAGCCGCGGGAAGACCGTCGCCAGGCGTCGAAAAAAAGTTTTATTTAA
- a CDS encoding ABC transporter ATP-binding protein, with product MSAEVDTTTGLSDSLPTSGEPDIILQTWNLKKSYRTGFWMNRKIESLKDCTLTIYRGETFGLLGPNGAGKTTLLKTLLGIVKPTGGRGVLLGHPLGTRSVRQRVGYLPENPYFYSYLTGWEVLQFAGGLLQVPRYIQRQRIPQLLDLVGLSQQSARNKQLRQYSKGMLQRIGMAQALINDPEVVFLDEPMSGLDPLGRYQIREIIFSLKEQGKTIFFNSHVLADVEQICDRVTILARGKAICSGAIDELLGTADAYHVSGQGGDPAVLQQWLQDLTFSGDRWSGSLKGDSQDFLSSLTLMGAKLLEMRQARPSLEEFFVEQIRQRGWETSQ from the coding sequence ATGTCTGCTGAAGTTGATACGACAACTGGCCTTTCCGATTCCCTCCCCACTTCCGGAGAACCGGACATTATCTTGCAAACCTGGAACCTGAAAAAGTCCTATCGCACCGGTTTCTGGATGAACCGAAAAATCGAATCCCTCAAGGACTGTACCCTCACCATTTATCGCGGAGAAACCTTTGGTTTGCTGGGACCCAACGGGGCAGGCAAAACTACGTTGTTGAAAACCTTGTTGGGAATTGTCAAACCCACTGGAGGTCGTGGCGTTTTGTTGGGGCATCCCTTGGGAACGCGCTCGGTTCGCCAGCGGGTGGGCTATCTCCCGGAAAATCCTTATTTTTATTCTTACCTCACCGGTTGGGAAGTGCTACAATTTGCTGGTGGACTGCTACAAGTTCCCCGATACATCCAACGCCAGCGCATTCCACAACTTTTGGATTTGGTGGGTCTTTCGCAACAATCGGCACGGAACAAACAGCTACGCCAGTATTCTAAGGGCATGCTACAGCGCATTGGTATGGCCCAAGCCTTGATCAACGATCCGGAGGTGGTCTTTTTAGACGAACCCATGTCGGGATTGGATCCGTTAGGACGCTACCAAATCCGCGAAATTATTTTCTCTTTGAAAGAACAAGGCAAAACCATCTTTTTTAATAGTCATGTCCTTGCGGATGTGGAGCAAATTTGCGATCGCGTGACCATTTTAGCCCGGGGAAAAGCGATCTGTTCTGGTGCCATTGATGAGTTGTTGGGAACGGCTGATGCCTACCATGTAAGCGGCCAAGGGGGCGATCCGGCAGTTCTCCAGCAGTGGCTGCAAGATTTAACGTTTTCTGGCGATCGCTGGTCCGGTTCCTTAAAAGGAGACAGTCAAGATTTTCTCTCCAGTCTTACTTTGATGGGTGCCAAACTTTTAGAAATGCGCCAAGCGCGTCCCAGTTTGGAAGAGTTTTTTGTGGAACAAATTCGCCAGCGGGGATGGGAAACCAGCCAATAG